In Candidatus Binatia bacterium, a genomic segment contains:
- a CDS encoding cupin domain-containing protein, whose product MSEEQELRDLDQKLHKLGVEGLWSETSEADRATYSKDPHTSVLPHLWKWDDLYGAIKTVGEMHGLDGKAERRVLRLVNPAFLDLKNRRQRSTTHTMLMTMQLLKPGEVAHAHRHNFAAFRFIVKGGGAYTVVEGEKLPMEEGDLILTPSMTWHGHHNDAGPIVWLDGLDNPLLFSLQCITWEPYPGGVQPIKKISATTAPRVGATRPVWEKSSDRSSYNLVYKWKDTYESLKSLSASPASPFDGVALEYVNPDGGHTMPTLSCGIQMLRPGEATRTHRHNNSAVYHAFRGSGTTFINGQRYDWDQGDCFVVPLWSWHSHQNRSKDKEAILFSMSDVPVLEALKLYREEAGEGA is encoded by the coding sequence ATGTCGGAAGAGCAAGAGTTGCGCGACCTGGACCAGAAGCTCCATAAGCTCGGCGTCGAGGGGCTTTGGTCGGAGACGTCCGAGGCGGACCGCGCGACCTACAGCAAGGACCCTCACACGTCGGTGCTGCCGCATCTATGGAAGTGGGACGATCTCTACGGCGCGATCAAGACGGTCGGCGAGATGCACGGGCTCGACGGCAAAGCCGAGCGGCGCGTGCTCCGTCTGGTCAATCCGGCATTCCTGGATTTAAAAAACCGCCGCCAGCGCTCGACGACGCACACGATGCTGATGACCATGCAGCTTTTGAAGCCCGGCGAAGTGGCGCACGCCCACCGGCACAACTTCGCGGCGTTCCGCTTCATCGTCAAAGGTGGCGGCGCGTACACCGTCGTCGAAGGAGAAAAACTGCCGATGGAAGAAGGCGACCTGATCCTCACGCCTTCGATGACGTGGCACGGCCACCACAACGACGCCGGGCCGATCGTCTGGCTGGACGGTTTGGACAATCCGCTGCTCTTCTCGCTGCAATGCATCACCTGGGAGCCGTATCCCGGCGGCGTCCAGCCGATCAAGAAAATTTCCGCGACCACCGCGCCGCGAGTCGGCGCGACGCGACCGGTTTGGGAAAAATCCTCCGATCGGTCGAGCTACAACCTGGTCTACAAATGGAAGGACACGTACGAAAGCCTGAAGAGTCTGAGCGCGAGTCCGGCTAGTCCGTTCGACGGCGTCGCGCTGGAGTACGTCAATCCCGACGGCGGTCATACCATGCCGACGCTCTCCTGCGGCATCCAGATGCTCAGGCCCGGCGAAGCGACCAGGACGCACCGGCATAACAACAGCGCGGTGTATCACGCATTCCGGGGAAGCGGCACAACTTTCATCAACGGACAACGATACGATTGGGACCAGGGCGATTGCTTCGTCGTGCCGCTGTGGAGCTGGCACAGCCACCAGAACCGCTCCAAAGACAAAGAAGCGATTCTATTTTCCATGAGCGACGTGCCGGTCC